From a single Anomaloglossus baeobatrachus isolate aAnoBae1 chromosome 8, aAnoBae1.hap1, whole genome shotgun sequence genomic region:
- the NASP gene encoding nuclear autoantigenic sperm protein isoform X2, producing MEEVSEPSTSAEQVNGDDVDAEVKRLMGVGKRNLVMKDIRSAVNAFQEASSILGKKYGETADQCADAFYHYGTTLLEMARMESNVLGNALEGMPEEEDEDSEKEDPVVPSASNLDEKEREELREQVYDAMAEKEEKPEKEDSKEPEAEEMECEESSASEIKAAETQDKAKADTAETQDKAKADTAETRDKTEDNAEETQDKAVGNTETQDKAEDKAAETQDKAEDNAMETQDKADEAETQNKAEDDVGETKDKAEDKGTETQEKAEGIVVETQDKAEGIAVETQEEAKNEAVKTQEKAEEAAETQPKDKCDITETEKDKCEATETPEKAKETAETQDKAEGNAVATQDKAEGNAVATQDKAEGNAVATQDKAEGNAVATQDKAEDEAAGTKEKDEAAEPQEKAGDPAETEGDSAETQDKAEGNTAETQEKAAEVEKATEAKTEPEVSSGPESSTEPAKEKTEDIETDSAKESEKPEVKTDKPKDSEAAAKPEETATTAEKEDQTEDEAAEPMEEAEEEDAESDDNEETDEKENEEEVDNLQLAWEMLDLSKIIFKRQEQKDSQLKAAQAYLKLGEVSIESENYTQAVEDFLMCLSIQKEHLVEHDRLLAETHYQLGLAYQYSGKHEDAISHFNQSIVVIEKKLVVLTEQLEKAAEESKEETQKEMEELKGLLPDIKEKIEDSKEAQKSLDDTVKVIKETLGGSSSSSNFPKENGSASTSAQAEKSSDCTVPVTNCVSDISHLVRKKRKPEESPVKEAKKSKSEPVENGSSNGDAVVPTSEKAAEKAENQTPMETATVESTA from the exons aTGGAAGAAGTTTCTGAGCCGTCAACATCTGCAGAACAAGTTAATGG GGACGATGTGGACGCCGAAGTGAAGAGGCTCATGGGAGTGGGCAAAAGAAACCTGGTGATGAAGGACATCCGCTCTGCCGTCAACGCCTTCCAGGAGGCCAGCAGCATTCT TGGGAAGAAGTATGGGGAGACGGCCGACCAGTGTGCAGATGCCTTCTACCACTATGGCACCACGCTCCTGGAGATGGCAAG AATGGAGAGCAATGTCCTGGGAAATGCTCTGGAAGGCATGCCGGAAGAGGAAGATGAGGACTCTGAGAAAGAGGACCCTGTGGTCCCCAGTGCTTCCAACCTTGATG AGAAAGAAAGGGAGGAGTTAAGAGAGCAGGTATATGACGCCATGGCAGAAAAGGAGGAAAAACCTGAGAAGGAGGACTCCAAAGAACCAGAGGCTGAGGAGATGGAGTGTGAAGAATCCTCTGCTTCAGAGATCAAAGCTGCAGAGACCCAGGACAAGGCTAAagctgacactgcagagacccaggaCAAAGCTAAagctgacactgcagagacccgggACAAGACCGAAGATAATGCTGAGGAGACCCAAGACAAGGCCGTCGGTAATACTGAGACCCAAGACAAGGCTGAAGATAAAGCAGCAGAGACCCAAGACAAGGCTGAGGATAATGCTATGGAGACCCAAGACAAAGCTGATGAAGCAGAGACCCAAAACAAGGCTGAAGATGATGTTGGGGAGACCAAAGACAAGGCTGAAGATAAAGGAACGGAGACCCAAGAAAAGGCTGAGGGTATTGTTGTGGAGACCCAAGACAAGGCTGAGGGTATTGCTGTGGAGACCCAGGAGGAAGCTAAAAATGAAGCTGTAAAGACCCAAGAAAAGGCTGAAGAAGCTGCAGAGACCCAGCCAAAGGATAAATGTGACATTACAGAAACTGAAAAGGATAAATGTGAAGCTACAGAGACCCCGGAGAAAGCAAAAGAAACTGCAGAGACTCAAGACAAGGCTGAAGGCAATGCTGTGGCTACCCAAGACAAGGCTGAAGGCAATGCTGTGGCTACCCAAGACAAGGCTGAAGGCAATGCTGTGGCTACCCAAGACAAGGCTGAAGGTAATGCTGTGGCTACCCAAGACAAGGCTGAAGACGAAGCAGCAGGGACCAAGGAGAAAGATGAAGCAGCAGAGCCCCAAGAGAAGGCAGGTGATCCAGCAGAGACTGAAGGTGATTCTGCAGAGACCCAAGATAAAGCTGAAGgcaacactgcagagacccaagaaaaAGCTGCAGAAGTGGAAAAAGCCACCGAAGCCAAGACTGAACCAGAGGTCTCATCAGGACCTGAGAGCTCAACTGAACCTGCTAAGGAGAAGACTGAAGACATAGAGACTGACTCTGCAAAGGAGTCTGAGAAGCCAGAGGTCAAGACTGACAAACCCAAAGACTCAGAAGCTGCAGCTAAACCTGAGGAAACTGCAACCACCGCGGAGAAGGAAGATCAAACTGAAGATGAAGCCGCAGAGCCTATGGAAGAGGCGGAAG aggaAGATGCTGAATCTGATGATAATGAAGAGACAGACGAGAAG GAAAATGAAGAGGAAGTAGACAACCTGCAGCTAGCCTGGGAGATGCTGGATCTGTCAAAGATCATATTCAAAAG GCAGGAGCAGAAGGACTCTCAGCTGAAGGCGGCTCAGGCTTATCTGAAGCTGGGAGAAGTCAGTATTGAGTCAG AGAATTACACCCAAGCTGTGGAAGACTTCCTGATGTGTCTCTCCATCCAGAAGGAGCATCTTGTAGAACACGACCGACTACTTGCAGAGACTCACTACCAGCTGGGCCTGGCTTATCAGTACAGCGGCAAACACGAGGATGCCATCTCTCACTTCAACCAGTCCATAGTGGTGATTGAGAAGAAACTGG TGGTCCTTACAGAACAGCTTGAGAAAGCTGCAGAGGAGTCTAAGGAAGAAACACAGAAGGAAATGGAAGAATTGAAGGGTCTCCTGCCTGATATTAAAGAGAAGATAGAAGATTCCAAAGAAGCACAGAAAAGTCTAGATGACACGGTCAAAGTGATTAAAGAGACTCTG GGCGGATCATCATCCTCATCAAACTTTCCAAAAGAGAATGGTAGTGCGTCCACATCG GCACAAGCAGAGAAGAGCAGCGACTGCACCGTGCCAGTAACAAACTGTGTATCCGACATCTCTCATCTTGTACGAAAGAAG AGGAAACCGGAGGAGAGTCCAGTGAAAGAAGCCAAGAAGTCCAAGTCAGAGCCTGTTGAGAATGGATCTAGCAATGGCGATGCCGTGGTGCCCACAAGCGAGAAGGCGGCAGAGAAG GCAGAGAATCAGACTCCCATGGAGACGGCCACAGTGGAAAGCACTGCGTGA
- the NASP gene encoding nuclear autoantigenic sperm protein isoform X1: protein MAEQTVATEAEKMEEVSEPSTSAEQVNGDDVDAEVKRLMGVGKRNLVMKDIRSAVNAFQEASSILGKKYGETADQCADAFYHYGTTLLEMARMESNVLGNALEGMPEEEDEDSEKEDPVVPSASNLDEKEREELREQVYDAMAEKEEKPEKEDSKEPEAEEMECEESSASEIKAAETQDKAKADTAETQDKAKADTAETRDKTEDNAEETQDKAVGNTETQDKAEDKAAETQDKAEDNAMETQDKADEAETQNKAEDDVGETKDKAEDKGTETQEKAEGIVVETQDKAEGIAVETQEEAKNEAVKTQEKAEEAAETQPKDKCDITETEKDKCEATETPEKAKETAETQDKAEGNAVATQDKAEGNAVATQDKAEGNAVATQDKAEGNAVATQDKAEDEAAGTKEKDEAAEPQEKAGDPAETEGDSAETQDKAEGNTAETQEKAAEVEKATEAKTEPEVSSGPESSTEPAKEKTEDIETDSAKESEKPEVKTDKPKDSEAAAKPEETATTAEKEDQTEDEAAEPMEEAEEEDAESDDNEETDEKENEEEVDNLQLAWEMLDLSKIIFKRQEQKDSQLKAAQAYLKLGEVSIESENYTQAVEDFLMCLSIQKEHLVEHDRLLAETHYQLGLAYQYSGKHEDAISHFNQSIVVIEKKLVVLTEQLEKAAEESKEETQKEMEELKGLLPDIKEKIEDSKEAQKSLDDTVKVIKETLGGSSSSSNFPKENGSASTSAQAEKSSDCTVPVTNCVSDISHLVRKKRKPEESPVKEAKKSKSEPVENGSSNGDAVVPTSEKAAEKAENQTPMETATVESTA, encoded by the exons gaTGGAAGAAGTTTCTGAGCCGTCAACATCTGCAGAACAAGTTAATGG GGACGATGTGGACGCCGAAGTGAAGAGGCTCATGGGAGTGGGCAAAAGAAACCTGGTGATGAAGGACATCCGCTCTGCCGTCAACGCCTTCCAGGAGGCCAGCAGCATTCT TGGGAAGAAGTATGGGGAGACGGCCGACCAGTGTGCAGATGCCTTCTACCACTATGGCACCACGCTCCTGGAGATGGCAAG AATGGAGAGCAATGTCCTGGGAAATGCTCTGGAAGGCATGCCGGAAGAGGAAGATGAGGACTCTGAGAAAGAGGACCCTGTGGTCCCCAGTGCTTCCAACCTTGATG AGAAAGAAAGGGAGGAGTTAAGAGAGCAGGTATATGACGCCATGGCAGAAAAGGAGGAAAAACCTGAGAAGGAGGACTCCAAAGAACCAGAGGCTGAGGAGATGGAGTGTGAAGAATCCTCTGCTTCAGAGATCAAAGCTGCAGAGACCCAGGACAAGGCTAAagctgacactgcagagacccaggaCAAAGCTAAagctgacactgcagagacccgggACAAGACCGAAGATAATGCTGAGGAGACCCAAGACAAGGCCGTCGGTAATACTGAGACCCAAGACAAGGCTGAAGATAAAGCAGCAGAGACCCAAGACAAGGCTGAGGATAATGCTATGGAGACCCAAGACAAAGCTGATGAAGCAGAGACCCAAAACAAGGCTGAAGATGATGTTGGGGAGACCAAAGACAAGGCTGAAGATAAAGGAACGGAGACCCAAGAAAAGGCTGAGGGTATTGTTGTGGAGACCCAAGACAAGGCTGAGGGTATTGCTGTGGAGACCCAGGAGGAAGCTAAAAATGAAGCTGTAAAGACCCAAGAAAAGGCTGAAGAAGCTGCAGAGACCCAGCCAAAGGATAAATGTGACATTACAGAAACTGAAAAGGATAAATGTGAAGCTACAGAGACCCCGGAGAAAGCAAAAGAAACTGCAGAGACTCAAGACAAGGCTGAAGGCAATGCTGTGGCTACCCAAGACAAGGCTGAAGGCAATGCTGTGGCTACCCAAGACAAGGCTGAAGGCAATGCTGTGGCTACCCAAGACAAGGCTGAAGGTAATGCTGTGGCTACCCAAGACAAGGCTGAAGACGAAGCAGCAGGGACCAAGGAGAAAGATGAAGCAGCAGAGCCCCAAGAGAAGGCAGGTGATCCAGCAGAGACTGAAGGTGATTCTGCAGAGACCCAAGATAAAGCTGAAGgcaacactgcagagacccaagaaaaAGCTGCAGAAGTGGAAAAAGCCACCGAAGCCAAGACTGAACCAGAGGTCTCATCAGGACCTGAGAGCTCAACTGAACCTGCTAAGGAGAAGACTGAAGACATAGAGACTGACTCTGCAAAGGAGTCTGAGAAGCCAGAGGTCAAGACTGACAAACCCAAAGACTCAGAAGCTGCAGCTAAACCTGAGGAAACTGCAACCACCGCGGAGAAGGAAGATCAAACTGAAGATGAAGCCGCAGAGCCTATGGAAGAGGCGGAAG aggaAGATGCTGAATCTGATGATAATGAAGAGACAGACGAGAAG GAAAATGAAGAGGAAGTAGACAACCTGCAGCTAGCCTGGGAGATGCTGGATCTGTCAAAGATCATATTCAAAAG GCAGGAGCAGAAGGACTCTCAGCTGAAGGCGGCTCAGGCTTATCTGAAGCTGGGAGAAGTCAGTATTGAGTCAG AGAATTACACCCAAGCTGTGGAAGACTTCCTGATGTGTCTCTCCATCCAGAAGGAGCATCTTGTAGAACACGACCGACTACTTGCAGAGACTCACTACCAGCTGGGCCTGGCTTATCAGTACAGCGGCAAACACGAGGATGCCATCTCTCACTTCAACCAGTCCATAGTGGTGATTGAGAAGAAACTGG TGGTCCTTACAGAACAGCTTGAGAAAGCTGCAGAGGAGTCTAAGGAAGAAACACAGAAGGAAATGGAAGAATTGAAGGGTCTCCTGCCTGATATTAAAGAGAAGATAGAAGATTCCAAAGAAGCACAGAAAAGTCTAGATGACACGGTCAAAGTGATTAAAGAGACTCTG GGCGGATCATCATCCTCATCAAACTTTCCAAAAGAGAATGGTAGTGCGTCCACATCG GCACAAGCAGAGAAGAGCAGCGACTGCACCGTGCCAGTAACAAACTGTGTATCCGACATCTCTCATCTTGTACGAAAGAAG AGGAAACCGGAGGAGAGTCCAGTGAAAGAAGCCAAGAAGTCCAAGTCAGAGCCTGTTGAGAATGGATCTAGCAATGGCGATGCCGTGGTGCCCACAAGCGAGAAGGCGGCAGAGAAG GCAGAGAATCAGACTCCCATGGAGACGGCCACAGTGGAAAGCACTGCGTGA